The Triticum aestivum cultivar Chinese Spring chromosome 5A, IWGSC CS RefSeq v2.1, whole genome shotgun sequence genomic sequence ATGTTTGTGGTATGCAGCTTCATTATCACTTTTTTTTTCTCTGTACGCGCTAGTTAGAATAAATTCAATCTTTATTTTATAATAATTACTATTTTCACTTAACTGAAAGCACTTTTTTTTCACGGTTGCATTTCTGAATGCCAGACTTGGCTGTGTTGGTAGCTGGAGGAGATTGCAAATTTGCAGCAAAGAAACAGTCTTGCATCTATTTAGAAATAGATGGTGTTCTTTTAATAGATGAATTCAAGTTTTATAGGTTacataataatatcatattcgtgtTTTGGTTGCAGAGCAACTAATGATTTCTAGGCTACATTTGAAGATATTGTGTTCTTTAGGTCGTGAATGATATGAACTTGATTGTATTTCTAGCTCAGTGGGTGATATGAACTTGATTTATTAATAGTAGCGATAATTATTTGTTGAGACGTGAAATGTACCAGATTTAAACAAGCATGATGGCTATCTTTGTAAATAGCATAGTAGTACAATAATCTTATTGCACTTCAGTTGCCTTGAGATCTGCTCACAGCCTTTCCGTTGTTTCATTTTCAGATCCATTTTCTATGCCACCCCCCAAAGCCCTTGAAAATATTGGAAAAACATTACACTCACAGTATGAGCGATGGCAGCCTAAGGTGGCCCACTTTATTTATTTACATAAGCGTTTTCTGATAAGCTGATATCACTGCTTACATCTTCATTCCTAATGATGCCTGCAGGCTCGTTACAAGCTTCAGCTGGATCCAACAGTCGAAGAAGTCAAGAAGCTTTGTAATACTTGCCGCAAATATGCCAGATCAGAGAGGGTTCTTTTTCATTACAATGGTCATGGTGTACCAAAGCCTACGGCTAATGGAGAGATTTGGATGTTTAACAAGGTGAGTGTTGTTAAGTCAAAACGTGTATTGCATATGTTGATTCATTATTTATCCATATGTCTTTATTGAAGCGTCCTTTGTACTCTGGTGCAGAGTTATACACAGTATATCCCTCTTCCTATTACTGATCTCGATTCATGGCTGAAAACACCATCGATTTATGTTTTTGACTGCTCAGCAGCTGGAATGATTGTGAAAGCTTTTCTAGAGGTATACACTATAGTCCAGTCTAATGTTTTTTGTATGTTCATGCAATCTGCAAGTCATAGGTACATAATTTatgtttttttctttctatttgtaCGATTCTTGGATGGTTTCATATTCATTATGGCTCCTTATGTTGACTTCAGCGCCTAGACTGGAGTTCAAGCTCTTCTGCGTCTTCAGTGAAGGATTGCATTCTCCTTGCTGCCTGTGAGGCACATCAAACTCTTCCTCAGAGTGCAGAATATCCCGCTGACGTGTTTACAGCTTGCCTGACCACTCCCATAAAAATGGCATTGCactggttctctctctctctctctctctctctctctctctcttacacaGTTATCAATCCAGTGTAGTTTGTCTTGCTGTATACTGGTCTTTGTATAGTCCCCCTTCTGATTTCAGCTGACATTTGTCCTGATCTGTGAACTTGTCTACAAACCATGCAGGTTTTGCAAACGATCATTACTCAGTGGTTCTCTGGATCACTCTCTTATTGACCAAATTCCTGGAAGACAAAATGACCGTAAAACACTTCTGGGGGAGTTGAACTGGATTTTCACTGCTATTACAGATACTATTGCATGGAATGTTCTTCCTCATGGTACAGAAGGTCATTTGAGTTAAAAAATAATATCAGTGGGGCATTGCTTTTATAACACAAATTTCACATGTGCAGAATTATTCCAAAGGCTTTTCAGGCAGGATCTTTTGGTCGCCAGTCTCTTTCGCAACTTCTTACTTGCTGAGAGAATCATGCGGTCTGCAAACTGCTCACCAATTACGTACCCACTATTGCCACCCACACATCAACATCATATGTGGTAATTGACTAGATTAGTCATTCTGTTTCCATATATATTATGCGCCTTTTCTGCATTTACCGTAATTTGCTGAATGTTAGGGATGCATGGGACATGGCTGCGGAGATCTGCCTTTCCAAGCTTCCTCATTTGATTGCTGATCCTAATGCAGAGTTTCAGGTCTTGCTACCTATTTTATCGTTGAATAATTTAGCACTAAAAACTTAAACCATTGGAGTATTCTCACTTCAGTACCATAACTTTGCTTGTCTCCTTACTCAAACAGCCGAGCCCATTTTTCACGGAACAATTGACAGCATTCGAAGTGTGGCTTGATCATGGTTCTGAGGATAAGAAACCCCCTGAACAGTTACCCATTGTTCTTCAGGTAAGACAATTTCTCGGACCAATTATTCTTGAGCCTACTAATGCTATTGTTATCTGAGATGGTAACAAACTCTCCAAATAGTCTAGTGGCAAGAGACAGTGTTTGGATGATCCAGTCACCTTTTCTTGTCTACTTGTACCATATTGGTTCTATTTATATTGTTGTATATGCCATCTTAATTAGTTCATGACCTCATGTAACCAGCGTTATTTTGGGAGTGTGCTACACCTCTAGACAATTGTCAACtatatttcttttcttgtttttctttgctCTTGATATGATCATGTTTTATGTAGGTCCTGCTTAGCCAATCACACAGATTTAGAGCACTTGTTCTGCTTGGAAGATTTCTTGATATGGGTCCATGGGCAGTTGATTTGGTATGGACTTGGCATATTCTGCAGGCCTTCATTTGTTTTTTGACATTGTGCTGGCTATTTATTCCTTATCGAGTATATTCAAACTCTGGCACTTCATTGTTTTAGGCCTTATCTGTTGGTATCTTCCCTTACGTGCTCAAACTGCTCCAAACAAGTGCGATGGAGTTGCGTCAAATTCTTGTGTTCATATGGACAAAAATTCTCTCTCTTGATAAGGTATGCACTCTACTTAAAAATCTTCAGCAGCTGTTCCTATTCTCTTGAAGATTCTGTTGTTTAACTCAGTTGCTCTTTTTGTTTCAAATGACAGTCATGCCAGGTTGATTTGGTGAAAGATGGAGGGCATGCATATTTTATCAGGTTTCTTGATAGTTTGGATGCTTACCCGGAGCAGCGTGCAATGGCTGCTTTCGTTTTAGCAGTTATTGTGGATGGGCATAGGAGGGGTCAAGAGGCTTGCATGAGTGCAGGTCTTATAGATGTTTGCCTGAGACATCTGCAACCTGAGAATCCTCATGATGCACAGACAGAGCCTTTGCTTTTGCAATGGCTTTGTTTATGCCTTGGCAAACTCTGGGAAGATTTCCCTGAGGCTCAGTTACTTGGTCTACAATCAAATGCACCCGAAATTGTTACATGTTTATTGTCTGAGCCTCAACCTGAGGTATGGTTAGACTTGGTGTGTCAGTTCTTCATCATCGCAGGTTCGCAACGTGAGCATTAAATATTTGGTCTTTGCAGGTCAGAGCCTCTGCTGTTTTTGCACTTGGAAATCTGTTGGACATTGGATCTCCATCAGTGAATGGAGGTGATGACGACTCTGATGATGATGAAAAGGCGAGAGCTGAAATAAATGTTGTTCGAAGCCTTCTGCAAGTCACTTCAGATGGTAGCCCTCTTGTTAGAGCCGAGGTTTCTGTAGGTAAGTCTACCTGAAAATACATTGTACTTCCTAGATAGTCCTTTTAGTAATGTCTTGGACATAGTAGACTCCTTTTAGCTATGAACAATCATTTTGAGTTAAGCTGATATCTTCCAGCTCTTACTCGCTTTGCGCTGGGCCACAACAAACATCTCAAATCTGTTGCTGCGGAGTACTGGAGACCTCAAACCAATTCACTGCTGAAGTCACTACCATCATTGGCTAATATTAATAACCCAAGCAATGTTTACAGTCCCAGTAACTTTTTGCAAGGCAGCAGTGGCCTTTCTTCTCATATTGGTCCTGTGTTAAGGGTTGGTAGTGATACCAGTGCCACAGGTCGTGATGGAAGAATTTCTACAAGCAGCCCGATTGCGACAAATAGCATTATGCATGGGTCTCCCCAGTCAGATGATTCTTCTCAGCACTCTGATTCAGGCATATTGCTGAGAGATAATGCAAGTAACGGTGGTCTCAGCTACACCAGGTCAAGGCCTATTATTGACAGTGGAATTTATTCCCTATTTATTTCGACGATGTGCTCTATTGCTAAAGATCCTTACCCTAGAATTGCAAATATTGGCCGGAGAGCACTGTCCCTTGTAGGGGTTGAGCAAGTGGTCATGAGAAATACTAGATTTGGCAgtgggggtgcaggagagtcatcTGCTCCTTCATCAAACATAGGAATGGCACGTTCTTCTTCCTGGTTTGACATGAATTCTGGTAAGTTATAACCTTTTTCCTTGCAATGTGCTTGTAGTACCTCTCAGTTTTTTCCCAATGGGGTTAACTATTTCACTGATCGTTTTCaatgcttttgcaggaatctcaatGGCATTTAGGACCCCTCCTGTTAGTCCACCTCAGCATGATTACCTTACAGGGTTGCGCCGCGTGTGTTCTATGGAGTTCAGACCACATCTCTTGAACTCACCTGATGGCTTAGCTGATCCGCTCTTAAGCTCTGCTGCAGGCCCCAGTACCAGTGAGCTTAATATACTTCCCCAATCAACAATTTACAACTGGAGTTGTGGCCACTTCTCTAGGCCTCTTCTAACCGGGTCTGATGATAATGGGGAAGTAAGTgctagaagagaagagagggaacgAACTGCACTGGATTGCATCGCTAAGTGCCAGCGTTCCTGTACGTGGATTGACCGCTTGCTCTACATTCAATCTGCTTTTTATTAGTTATGTTAGTTATTTGGCTCTCATTTGTGATGGTTCCCCTTTTCTCTTTTTGTCGTCGGCGGGAATAGCAGCATGCAAAATGACTAGCCAAATTGCTAGCTGGGATACAAAGTTTGAGTTGGGTACAAAATCAGCATTGCTGTTACCTTTTTCTCCAATCGTCGTTGCAGCTGATGAAAACGAGCAAATAAGGTAAAATATATATTGTTAGAACCTCAAAATTGATAATTCATGTGTCCTAAATAATGACTTCAGGTGTCTAaagttttatttttttatattcatGCCAGAGTGTGGAATTATGACGATGCTCTACCAGTGAATACTTTCGAGAACCACAAGTTGTCTGACAGAGGACTATCCAAACTTTTACTTATCAATGAGCTTGATGAAAGCTTGCTTTTAGTTGGCTCAAGTATGCCTTCCCTCTTTATGGCTTTCTCTTGTATCTGTACATATGTATTCCTTGTGACATCTTTTTTTCATACTGTAGGTGATGGAAATGTCCGTATATGGAGAAACTATACTCAAAAGGGAGGACAGAAACTTGTAACTGCTTTCTCATCAGTTCAGGGCCATCGAGCTGCAGGCCGCAGCGTTGTGATTGACTGGCAACAGCAATCTGGTTATCTGGTGATATTCTGATTTCTCTTTCCAAGTTCTGGTAACTTTGTACTCATTTAAGACCGTCCTAATACTGGAACTACTCCTTTTGTTGTACAACAGTATGCATCTGGTGACATGTCTTCCATCCTTGTATGGGATCTTGACAAGGAGCAACTTCTCAACACCATTCCATCATCTGCTGATAGTGGCATTTCAGCTCTGGTGAGTTCTGGTTACCATGTATAATTTGAGTATTCAGAATAGTCGTACGACAAATTGTTTAGTCTGTTTTGGACTCTAGGGATTTCATGTGCTATGGCTCTATTATTTTCTGTTCTGCTGTTCCAGCTTTATACTCATGGACTTCCCCCTTCACGCTAATCAGAAATTACCAATTTTGTCCACTGCTAACTCTAGGTTTTATGAGACCTAAATTTCATATTCACTAGTTAGACGGTGTCAAAATTAGATCATGCCGCAGATTGATGCACAAAGAAAAATGAGATCATAAATAGTTCAGTGTTCCTTCTGTAGGAACAACTTCGTTTTCTTAGGTCTAGCAATGCATGCAGTGTCTAAATTTTTTGGCTAAAGGGTTTGCTCAAAATTTATTCCCTACTTTTACTTGACCAAAAGTAGTGTTTCAGTTGATTTTGTCAGTTTGTCTTGTTTTTTGCACTTTCTATGATGTGACGAACTAAGAAGCACGGGTACGGGTACACGGACACGGCGATACACATACGGGCACATGGGATATGACATTTTCCAAAAACAGCCATTCGGGGATACAGCAAgtatataaaaaaaataaaaaaatgtcatGTAAGATACAGAGTTAAAAATAAGAATGATACATCAAATGGCAAATGTTAGTATTAGTCTATTAGAGAGTAGAGACCAGGGTTCCCTTCACTCACCCATGGACAATTGGCTACCGGCGGTGGCGCTCCCAAACGCCATGCTCCCTGACCCATGGACAATTGGCTACCGGCGGTGGCGCTCCTAAACGCCATGCTCCCTGACCCATGGACAATTGGCTACCGGTGGTGGCGCTCCCAAACGCCATGCTCCCTGACAGCAAGCAACGATCACAACAGCAGCACCAGCATTCAAGTGAGCGGCAGCTCAACAGCAAAGCAGCAGCAACTCAACGTCAAGAAATCGAGCAAAGACATGAGGAGGTCGAGGAGAGGCTGCTTGGTTTCCCGCTCGAGCGTGTTTGTTGTCGGAGGCCGAGTTCAGGCCCGGCGGTggcagcaggcggcggcggagtccggcagTAGTGTCGAGTCCAGGCGGCGGTGGCGCGATCGCTGGAGCGTGGAGCAGCGTTCCTTTTGTGGCGCTGTATTGGGCCAAGGCTGTTATTGGGCTTCCCGTGTCCCTAATGTATTCCATATATGTCCCAGCCAtgtctttccttttttttccttttttctaatTCGGAAATCAAGGGATACTGGGGGATACGCGAATCCCGGCGTATCTAGCCGTATTACCGTGTCCCGCCGAACTAGGACGGCAATTTGGCTGTTTTGGCCTTGTCCATGCTTTGTAGGTGAGGAATACAGTTAGCAAAATAAAATTTTGGTGACTTGCTTCTTAAgaatatatgtatttttgtttcATTGGGTTGTAAGTGCTATTTGAGCTATTGCATCAAGATGTATTGATCAGGTTTAACATATTCTGTTTTTGTCCATGACCATTGCTTGCTGTTTCTCTTTCAGTCTGCATCTCAGGTTAGATCTGGTCAATTTGCTGCCGGTTTTATTGACGCATCCGTAAGGATATTTGATGTTCGTACCCCTGACAGGTAAGTAAATCTTTATTTCTCTATCCTTTACCCTGGATAATATTTGAGATATTATCCATATGTTAAAGTATGGGATTCAGTTTTTATTACCTTTTATCCTCATTCATGTTTCTTCCTTTGGATGTTTTTTCCTTCAATGATGCAGGCTAGTTTATATGGCAAGACCACATGCCCCAAGAACTGAAAAGGTCGTCGGTATAGGATTTCAGCCTGGATTTGATCCATACAAGGTATTCCTACCACTTTTTCTTTTGGTGTTGCCGTGTTCTTCATTCTGTTATATTGCTATAGGTTTTGAAAAATGGTTTGCTGGAGCTTTACAAAGCTATGTAATATTTGCGTTCACAGATTGTAAGCGCATCTCAAGCTGGAGACATTCAGTTTCTTGATGTTAGAAGGGCTGCTGAACCCTACCTCACTATTGAAGCTCACAGGGGTTCATTAACAGCATTGGCTGTTCACCGGCATGCCCCAGTCATTGCAAGTGGCTCAGCTAAGCAAATGATTAAAGTGTTCAGTCTTGAAGGAGAACAGCTAACGATCATTCGGTACCAGCCATCTTTTATGGGCCAAAGGATAGGAAGTGTAAACTGCCTTTCGTTCCATCCGTACAAATCTCTCCTGGCTGCTGGAGCTGGTGATAATGCTCTGGTCTCTATCTATGCTGAGGACAATTATCAAGTAAGATGAGGTTTACATCCTGTGGCATGCAATGACGACACAATCAGTAGGCCATGATTGGCCGACTGCTGGATCCGCAGCAGGTTCAGCTACAAGATACAAGATGATACAAAGCCTGGTCAGTGACATGGTGGTGATTGCAGTGCTGTGGCTTTTTGGTCCATATTGCTTGTGTTGGGCATCTACATCTCTGGTCGGCGTGTGCAATTTGTAAGATACAAATCAAGATTCATTAGCCTCCCTTGCAGAAGGTTGTGAAAGTGAAAGGCAGTTGTGGTCCAGTCAGTGAATTCGGAGGCTTCCCCAATAATCATACCTAGGTTAACTGAAATGTAAATAGCCGTCCCCATTTGGATTGTTGTCCTGTCAGTCAGTTTTCTTCCTTTCCCAAAGTGTAAAAAGGTTTGCCGATGCTTCATATCATAAGTCGGGGTCTGGCGGGGTCTGCCCGGGCAAGTGGTTGTTTATATGGGCCAGGAAGGGAGAATGCATGCACATGTCTCCTCACAGATGTTCTTCAATAGATAGATGCTCCTTTCCAGCTAATATAGCATTAGAGGTGAGTTGTTACTATGGCTTGCTTTAACCAGTGTTGTCCAGGTCATTCTTTCTAAGCATTGGACTATCATCATCCAGTGTTGTCGTCATAGCAGGGCTTCATTGTCCATTTGTACATATGAACTGCATTTGTACAGTAGTTAATTCTCTTAACATAAGTTGTAATGCATGTTTCTCCTTGGGTGTATCTGGCATATTCTGAATATTTAAGTGAAAAAGAAGCTTGTCTCTGTGTACACATTGTTGTTTCTTTTGCCTAGAATCATGGGCTGTGGTTTCTGAATATTCTGTGTGGAATTCTGTATGGTTTATTTTGATGGTTAAGAGATGATGCAGCATGAGGTTGAACGCCAACTGGAGGCATCACAAACAAACGGAGGTGTTGTTGCATTGAAGCAACTGGCAAGAGATTTCGGGACGCGATGAAATGAAATTTTACTTGCATTTCATAGCATGCGAGGAGACAATGGGTGTCCCTTTTTAAGGCATCCTGTATTTCACCATTGAATGCTGGCTGGCAAGTCAAGACTAAAAAGTTGTGTTTTGTGCTTAAGCCATTTGGTATTCATACCAAATCTAATTGACCGATCACAGCCACACACGCAGAGAGGAGCGGCAATGGCGGAGCTTCGATCCTTGTTCGACGACGGTACTCCGCTGATGCGTGTAAAGAATAGATGCGTTGCAAATACAGTGCAGCAGTAGGCCAGCAGCGAGTATCTGACATCGGCACCAGCCGGCGGCGAGATGAGCTGCTCCCCGGTGCCAGAACCTGACCACCACCGCCTGCTGGCCACCCTCGCGCGCcacggccgcctcgccgccgccgccacgctctTCTCCACGGCCGTCCGCACCACACGcgcgctcaacaccatactcgccgCCCTCTGCTCCTCCCCGTCGCTGCTCCGCGTTGCCCCCTCCGTGCTCCTCCTCGCCGCCCCCACCGCCTCCCCCGACGCGGCCACCTTCCGCGTCCTCACCTCCGCGCTCTGCCGCGCAagccgcccctccgccgccgccggcctcctgcGCTGCATGCCCTCCCTCCATCTCGACCCGGACTCGCCGCTGTGCCGCGCCGTGCTCTCCTCCCTGTGCCGCTGCGCCCCGGCCCGGGACGCGGCGGCGTTCCTGGACGACATGCGCCGGTGGGGCGTCCCGCCCAGCGGGCTCGACCACCGCGCCGTCCTCCGCGCCCTCCTGCGGGAGGGGATGGTGGCGGAGGCATACGAGGTCGTCAGAGAGAAGATGGGCTCCGATGGCGTGGCCCCCGGGGTGGCCGACTTCGAGCTGATGCTGCGCGCGTTCAGCGAGCGCGGGCAGTTCGACGCCGTCGACGAGGCGTTCGACGAAATGCTCCTCCGAGGGCTCGTGCCGGGCGTGGCCGTCTACAACGTGTACGTCGCCGCGCTGTGCAAGAAAGGGGACCTGGCCGGCGCGCGCCGGATGGTGGAGTGCATGGAGCGCGCCGGCTGCCCGCCGGACGTCAGGACGTTCGGCGTCGTGGTCGCTGGGTGCGTGTCCGCCGGGGACGCCGGCGCTGCCAGGGACGTGGCATGGGAGGCGGTGCGGCGAGGCCTGCGGTGGGACACGCCGTCGATGGTGGAGCTGGTCGGCCTGCTCCGGGCGGGCGGGCACGTCGCGGACGCGCACGGGCTGCTGCTGGACGTGTTCCTGCACGGCGGGTGCACGGGAGTGGACGCCTCGACGCTCGGGCAGCTGATATGTGCCAGCGAAGGCGCCTGCAGCGTGATCACAGATCACCCGAAAGACTAGAAAGTGCATCACATTTTGAGGTCCATGCCTCGTTTAATCTGTTCCGAATGTTTCAGCTGCAGGTCAATCTGCCAATGCATTCTAGTGCTTGATGAATGTCCACTGGATATTTAGATGTACGCATTTCACATAAATTTTTAAGAGTTtaattttttttgagggaaagaGTTTAATTGCTTTGTGCACAAACTTGAAATGCATGCTGCGCCTAGGTGTGAAACTCCCAAAGTGGTACGATGGGGTTGCAAACTTGGAACCCGTGAGACGAAAAGGTCACATGCCAATCACAGCTCGCCGTTGGCAGCCACGTCGGTCCTGTTTGCCGATCTGACGACGTAGTTAACACCCGTTGTCAAAGAATTGCAACCGAATACTAGCTATACCATTACCAAACTACGACATGGAGGATTTCCTAGCATGGGAATGTCAAAGAATTTTCAGTTCTCTGTCAAATCGGCACACTATGTGGAATGGGATCACAAGTTAGGGAATAATCTTCGTTGGTCAAATGGCCAAGGTGCACCGCGAGTGTGTGGAAGAAAGTTTGGGAACTAGGCTGCCCGGCAAAAATCAGAATTTTCACTTGGAAAGCGTTGCATGCTACCTTAGCATGTGGTGTCAATTTGGCCCAGAGACATATCAAGCTGTCACCGCAATGCCCCTGTTGCAAGGAAGGGGCTGACACTACGGCTCATGTGTTGTTTCAATGCCCTGCCGCAAGGAACGTTTGGAAAGAGCTTGCTTTGGAGAAACTAATTCAAAAGGCTTGTGCGGGAGAAAGTATATTTGGATTCCTATTGTAGATGCCGCAACATGAAATGATGGACCAGAAACAAGAAAAGATGCATAAAATGATTGCAATGACCTGCTGGTACCTATGGTGGGAAAGGAGAAAGC encodes the following:
- the LOC123103187 gene encoding pentatricopeptide repeat-containing protein At2g38420, mitochondrial-like; amino-acid sequence: MSCSPVPEPDHHRLLATLARHGRLAAAATLFSTAVRTTRALNTILAALCSSPSLLRVAPSVLLLAAPTASPDAATFRVLTSALCRASRPSAAAGLLRCMPSLHLDPDSPLCRAVLSSLCRCAPARDAAAFLDDMRRWGVPPSGLDHRAVLRALLREGMVAEAYEVVREKMGSDGVAPGVADFELMLRAFSERGQFDAVDEAFDEMLLRGLVPGVAVYNVYVAALCKKGDLAGARRMVECMERAGCPPDVRTFGVVVAGCVSAGDAGAARDVAWEAVRRGLRWDTPSMVELVGLLRAGGHVADAHGLLLDVFLHGGCTGVDASTLGQLICASEGACSVITDHPKD